The Saccharolobus shibatae B12 genomic interval AGTGAAGAGAAAAACATTTTGAGGAATTATTGGAGTATCTAGTATTAGCAAGTGTAGTAGCATTTTAGTGCTATATTATAGGCAGCATTATAATCTCTATCTGCTTTATATCCACAAGCTGGACATACAAATAGCGAACCTAGTATTTCACCTTTCTTATATCCACATTTTGCACACACCCTTGATGTATTGTACGGGTCTATTTTTCTATATCTAATACCTTTCTTTCGTATCTCGTTTTCTAGCATATTCTGTAAAGCTCGTAATCCTTTACCCGTTTTCGTCTCAAAATATTCCAAATTCTCCATTGCGACTATTTTTGGTTCCAATTCTTCAATAAAGCTTACAGCTTCGTAAATGATTTTTCTAGCATTAGTCTTCATTTCCTCTAACTTAATAATTCCTTGATTTTCACTTAAGAAATTTGCAAACTGCTCCATAAGTTTAGGTTCGTTAAAGAATCTCACTTTCCATGGTTTGTTATCCTTTAATGCAACAATTGTTATTAGGTGACGTAAACCTAGGTCTACTCCAACTATACTAGGGTTCTCTTGATAAGCTAAATACACTCTTATATCGGTATCCTTATACTCCACTATGGCGTATAACGGTGGCCTAGAATCACTTTGTATTTTAACTAAAGTATTATACTCTTTTATTTTTATTATATCATTGCTAACTAATTCTATCTGAAGTGGGCCATCTCTAGGAATTCCTCCAGTAAGTATTGAAGTTACAATAGATTTGGGTAAGGTAGGAGGTGGATCTACCTTTTCCTTAATCCCTTTCTTTCTTAATGCGTCAACATAGAGCTTGTAATATACAATTTCTTTTTGAATATCCTTTAGTTTACCATAATCTATAACTTTTGCTTCTATGAGACTTTCCTTCATAAATTAATATTATAATCTTCATGCTTAAGAATTTATACTTCTCAAAGATGCATAATACTTCCCATCATAAGTTCTTCTGCATCTACTCCTAGATAGTATTTTATTGTAGACGAAAATACGTATCTTTCATTGTCTGTATAGAGCTTATAATACTCCTCATTTGTCTCTTTTGATAATCTATTCTTATTGTAATAATATCCAATTAAAAGAGATGGCCCTTCTTTCTTATTGTAATAAATTAAACCGGAATTTAAGCTCGTAGAGTAATCCTTTAGTTTATCTAGAGTATTTACGTACGCCTCGAATGGAGACATATTGTTTTCTATCAATGTCTTTATCTCCTCCAGAATTAGATAACTATCAGTAAATGGCCTATTATTATCCTTAAAGCTCGTTCTACTAACTGAACCATTATGAGCAAAGTAGAGATCATAGATGTTTGCCCTTACATAATAGGGATGAGCATGAGATACTCCAGTAAGAAATTTTCTACCAGCTTTTCTTGCATGAATAATTCCAATTATCTCTTCTCCCTTGGCAATATCAATTAAATAATTAACGTTAGGATCTTCAAATATTGGATCTTCTGATCTATAATAAATTACCTTCCACTTATCATTTTTCTTGAGAAAAACACTTAGACCCCATCCATCAGGATGGCTACCATACTTAGAGAAAATATCATTTCTACTCGCCTTTATTAATGCGTTAACATATTTTTTTGAAATTTCGGCCTTAGTGTGAAAAGCCAGAATTCTACACATTTAACGACAACCCATCAGAAGCAATAAGTATTTTATTATTAGCGAAGCTTATTATTTTTTCTTCAATTTCAACTGGAATATGAGTGGCAATAATTCTCTTATTACTAAACAATTCAAATATTTGTTTGATTGAAGTGTGCCCCCAAGCACTACAGTTATTCACACAAGTCGTTTCATGAATAATCAAATCTACATCTTTTATGTTTTCTAGAATGGTATTACAAGGCTCTTTAGTGTCTCCAGTATATAATACCTTGGTATTACCATCACTTATAATATAACTAACGGCATATATCGAGTGACAAGCTTGAATCGAATATATTTCCATATCGTCAATTTTACCTCTGGGTAAATCGCTTTCGTATACTTTAGCTGAAATATTATTTCCTACTCTAATGTATGAGTTTAGCACTTCTAAGAAACCTTTAGTAGAGTAGATTTCCAAATCCGGAATTTGCCTTATTTTCCTTTGGACTAAATAATCGAAAACTCCATTAAAATGATCGACGTGCAGATGAGTAATAAAGAGGGCCTTTGGATGTGTACTCATATCTTCCAGTCTTAACTCAGCCCCAGGGCCTAAATCTAGAAGTACTTTATCGTTGATTAGTATACTGGATTTAACCCTTTTTAATCCTAAGCTAGAACCAGCACTTGTTCCAATAAAAGTTATTTTCACATGTCGTCACGCTCCGTTACATCTACAAAATCCAAATCACAAAAACCTGTAGTGCAATGTTCCTCCTTCCCTTTTCTATTAC includes:
- a CDS encoding zinc ribbon domain-containing protein, with protein sequence MKESLIEAKVIDYGKLKDIQKEIVYYKLYVDALRKKGIKEKVDPPPTLPKSIVTSILTGGIPRDGPLQIELVSNDIIKIKEYNTLVKIQSDSRPPLYAIVEYKDTDIRVYLAYQENPSIVGVDLGLRHLITIVALKDNKPWKVRFFNEPKLMEQFANFLSENQGIIKLEEMKTNARKIIYEAVSFIEELEPKIVAMENLEYFETKTGKGLRALQNMLENEIRKKGIRYRKIDPYNTSRVCAKCGYKKGEILGSLFVCPACGYKADRDYNAAYNIALKCYYTC
- a CDS encoding class II glutamine amidotransferase, whose amino-acid sequence is MCRILAFHTKAEISKKYVNALIKASRNDIFSKYGSHPDGWGLSVFLKKNDKWKVIYYRSEDPIFEDPNVNYLIDIAKGEEIIGIIHARKAGRKFLTGVSHAHPYYVRANIYDLYFAHNGSVSRTSFKDNNRPFTDSYLILEEIKTLIENNMSPFEAYVNTLDKLKDYSTSLNSGLIYYNKKEGPSLLIGYYYNKNRLSKETNEEYYKLYTDNERYVFSSTIKYYLGVDAEELMMGSIMHL
- a CDS encoding MBL fold metallo-hydrolase, with amino-acid sequence MKITFIGTSAGSSLGLKRVKSSILINDKVLLDLGPGAELRLEDMSTHPKALFITHLHVDHFNGVFDYLVQRKIRQIPDLEIYSTKGFLEVLNSYIRVGNNISAKVYESDLPRGKIDDMEIYSIQACHSIYAVSYIISDGNTKVLYTGDTKEPCNTILENIKDVDLIIHETTCVNNCSAWGHTSIKQIFELFSNKRIIATHIPVEIEEKIISFANNKILIASDGLSLNV